The following are from one region of the Mycolicibacterium helvum genome:
- the pbpA gene encoding D,D-transpeptidase PbpA — MNTSLRRISVMIMALIVLLLLNATVTQVFRADGLRADPRNQRVLLDEYSRQRGQITAGGQLLAYSVSTNGHYRFLRVYPNPFVYAPITGFYSLRYSSTGLERAEDGILNGSDQRLFGRRLADFFTGRDPRGGNVDTTIVPRIQQAAWDALQQGCTGGCRGSVVALEPSTGKVLAMVSSPSYDPNLLATHDTEEQGTAWQQLRDDPASPLTNRAIAETFPPGSTFKVITTAAALQSGVTDNDQLTSAPQIQLPNSTATLENYGGTPCGNGPTASLREAFARSCNTAFVELGIRVGADALRSAAQAFGFDSPPAPIPLEVAESTIGPMSDAAALGMSSMGQKDVAVTPLQNALVAAAIANSGVMMQPYLVDSLKGPDLSNISSAAPQEQRRAVSQQVAAKLTDLMIGAEQMTQQKGAIPGVQIASKTGTAEHGTDPRNTPPHAWYIAFAPAQSPKVAVSVLIENGGDRLSATGGALAAPVGRATIAAALQGTS; from the coding sequence ATGAACACTTCACTGCGCCGCATATCGGTGATGATCATGGCGTTGATCGTGCTGCTGCTGCTCAACGCCACGGTCACCCAGGTTTTCCGCGCCGACGGCCTGCGTGCCGATCCGCGTAACCAGCGGGTACTGCTGGACGAGTACTCCCGCCAGCGCGGCCAGATCACCGCGGGCGGGCAGCTGCTGGCTTATTCGGTGTCCACCAACGGTCACTACCGGTTCCTTCGGGTGTACCCGAATCCCTTTGTGTACGCACCGATTACGGGTTTCTACTCGCTGCGTTACTCCAGCACCGGGCTGGAACGAGCCGAGGACGGCATCCTCAACGGTTCCGATCAGCGGCTGTTCGGCCGGCGGCTGGCCGACTTCTTCACCGGCCGCGACCCGCGCGGCGGCAACGTCGACACGACGATCGTCCCGCGGATTCAACAGGCTGCCTGGGACGCACTGCAACAAGGCTGCACCGGCGGATGCCGCGGCTCGGTGGTGGCGCTGGAGCCGTCCACCGGCAAGGTCCTGGCGATGGTGTCCTCGCCGTCGTACGACCCCAATCTGCTGGCCACCCACGACACGGAGGAGCAGGGCACCGCCTGGCAGCAGCTGCGCGACGACCCCGCCTCGCCACTGACCAACCGGGCCATCGCCGAGACGTTCCCGCCGGGCTCGACCTTCAAGGTGATCACCACCGCAGCCGCGCTGCAGTCCGGCGTGACCGATAACGATCAGCTCACCAGCGCGCCGCAGATCCAGCTGCCGAACAGCACCGCCACGCTGGAGAACTACGGCGGCACCCCCTGCGGCAACGGCCCGACGGCGTCGCTGCGCGAGGCCTTCGCCCGATCCTGCAATACGGCTTTCGTCGAACTGGGTATCCGAGTGGGTGCCGACGCCCTGCGCAGCGCCGCTCAGGCGTTCGGGTTCGACAGTCCACCGGCGCCGATCCCGCTGGAGGTCGCGGAGTCGACGATAGGCCCGATGTCCGACGCCGCCGCGCTGGGAATGTCGAGCATGGGCCAGAAAGACGTGGCGGTGACACCCTTGCAGAACGCGTTGGTGGCGGCAGCGATCGCCAATTCCGGTGTGATGATGCAGCCGTACCTGGTGGACAGCCTCAAAGGACCGGACTTGTCCAACATCAGTAGTGCAGCGCCTCAGGAGCAGCGGCGTGCCGTTTCGCAGCAGGTCGCGGCTAAACTTACAGATTTGATGATCGGCGCCGAGCAGATGACCCAGCAGAAAGGGGCGATTCCCGGCGTGCAGATCGCATCGAAGACCGGTACCGCTGAGCACGGCACCGACCCACGCAATACCCCGCCGCACGCCTGGTACATCGCGTTCGCACCGGCCCAAAGCCCCAAGGTGGCGGTCTCGGTGTTGATCGAGAACGGCGGTGACCGGCTCTCGGCGACCGGCGGCGCGCTGGCCGCCCCGGTCGGGCGGGCAACCATCGCGGCGGCTTTGCAGGGGACATCGTGA
- a CDS encoding protein kinase domain-containing protein, translating into MTPRVGVTLSGRYRLQRLIATGGMGQVWEAVDSRLGRRVAVKVLKQEFSSDPEFIERFRAEARTVAMLNHPGIAAVHDYGETDMDGEGRTAYLVMELINGEPLNSVIKRSGRLSLRHALDMLEQTGRALQVAHSAGLVHRDVKPGNILITPTGQVKLTDFGIAKAVDAAPVTQTGMVMGTAQYIAPEQALGHDATAASDVYALGVVGYESVSGKRPFVGDGALTVAMKHIKETPAPLPADLPPNVRELIEITLVKNPGMRYRNGGQFADAVAAVRAGRRPPRPNSAPTIRATPAAIPGSSPRMPAAPPTGMRPRANTGSHRPPPPRRTFSSGQRALLWAAGVLGALAIISAILIVLADRKDSAPVQRTETETVQPPATPQSAPTGWTDDPRTGQAGDQIGPIRFTAGSVAVTALTESDRNDEIPR; encoded by the coding sequence ATGACGCCCCGCGTAGGAGTGACGCTGTCGGGCCGCTACCGCTTGCAGCGGCTGATCGCCACCGGCGGTATGGGCCAGGTGTGGGAGGCCGTCGACAGCCGGCTGGGACGCCGGGTCGCGGTCAAGGTGCTCAAGCAGGAGTTCTCCTCTGACCCCGAGTTCATCGAACGGTTCCGCGCCGAGGCGCGCACCGTCGCGATGCTCAACCACCCGGGCATCGCCGCCGTGCACGACTACGGCGAGACCGATATGGACGGCGAGGGCCGTACCGCCTACCTGGTGATGGAGCTCATCAACGGCGAACCGCTGAACTCGGTGATCAAGCGGTCCGGCCGGTTGTCGCTGCGGCACGCGCTGGACATGCTCGAGCAGACCGGACGTGCACTGCAGGTGGCCCATTCCGCCGGCCTGGTGCACCGCGACGTCAAACCCGGAAACATCCTCATCACACCGACCGGTCAGGTGAAACTCACCGACTTCGGTATCGCCAAAGCCGTCGACGCCGCCCCCGTCACCCAGACCGGAATGGTGATGGGCACCGCCCAGTACATCGCCCCCGAGCAGGCGCTGGGTCACGATGCCACCGCGGCCAGTGACGTGTACGCACTGGGAGTTGTTGGCTACGAATCGGTTTCAGGCAAGCGGCCGTTCGTCGGCGACGGCGCGCTGACGGTGGCGATGAAGCACATCAAGGAGACGCCGGCACCGCTGCCGGCCGACCTGCCGCCCAACGTGCGCGAACTCATCGAGATCACCCTGGTGAAGAACCCGGGCATGCGTTACCGCAACGGCGGCCAGTTCGCCGACGCGGTGGCCGCGGTGCGAGCCGGCCGACGCCCGCCGCGGCCCAACTCCGCGCCGACGATCCGCGCGACGCCTGCCGCGATCCCCGGAAGTTCGCCCCGGATGCCAGCAGCGCCGCCCACCGGGATGCGCCCGCGCGCCAACACGGGCAGCCACCGCCCACCCCCTCCGCGGCGCACGTTCTCCTCCGGTCAGCGGGCCCTGCTGTGGGCAGCTGGCGTGCTGGGCGCACTCGCGATCATCAGCGCCATCCTGATCGTGCTCGCCGACCGTAAAGACAGCGCCCCGGTACAGCGGACCGAAACGGAAACGGTGCAACCGCCCGCGACGCCCCAGTCGGCGCCGACCGGTTGGACGGATGACCCGCGAACCGGTCAAGCTGGAGACCAGATCGGGCCAATCCGATTCACGGCAGGCAGCGTGGCTGTTACTGCGCTGACCGAGTCCGATCGAAACGACGAGATACCGCGATGA
- the pknB gene encoding Stk1 family PASTA domain-containing Ser/Thr kinase, translating into MTTPQHLSDRYELGEILGFGGMSEVHMARDTRLHRDVAVKVLRADLARDPSFYLRFRREAQNAAALNHPAIVAVYDTGEADTGNGPLPYIVMEYVDGVTLRDIVHTDGPMPYRRAIEVIADACQALNFSHQHGIIHRDVKPANIMISKTGAVKVMDFGIARALADANNVTQTAAVIGTAQYLSPEQARGEKVDARSDVYSLGCVLYEMLTGEPPFVGDSPVAVAYQHVREDPVPPSAKHPGISPELDAVVLKALAKNPDNRYQTAAEMRTDLVRVHNGEAPEAPKVFSAAERTSMLNAPSVPSRGDDTDEIPRTARFVDNDRAGGSIGRWLIVVAVLAILTVVVTIAINMVSGSPRNLQIPDVRGQATADAIAALQNKGFKIHTVQKPDNTVLPDKVIDTDPPANSMASAGDDIAINVSTGPKQVEVPDCTAFSAADCTKKLKDAGFSKFKQTNSASKPEDKDRVLSTVPPANQLSAITNEITIVIGSGPQNAEVPVVAGQTVDVAQQILTASGFVKTVPVPTDSTEPSGQVIGTDPANGQTVPQDTPIQIKVSKGNQFVMPDLRGMFWTDAEPRLRGLGWTGGLDKGGDVQNSGQRSNAVVSQSPAPGSGVNFGATITLSFAS; encoded by the coding sequence ATGACCACCCCACAGCATCTGTCCGACCGCTACGAGCTGGGCGAAATTCTCGGCTTCGGTGGCATGTCCGAGGTGCACATGGCCCGCGACACGCGGCTGCACCGGGACGTCGCGGTCAAGGTGCTGCGCGCCGACCTGGCCCGTGATCCTAGCTTTTACCTGCGGTTCCGCCGGGAAGCGCAGAATGCCGCCGCGCTGAACCACCCCGCGATCGTGGCGGTGTACGACACCGGTGAAGCCGACACCGGCAACGGTCCGTTGCCCTACATCGTGATGGAGTACGTCGACGGGGTCACCCTGCGTGACATCGTCCACACCGACGGTCCGATGCCGTACCGGCGGGCCATCGAGGTCATCGCCGACGCCTGCCAGGCACTGAACTTCAGCCACCAGCACGGCATCATCCACCGCGACGTCAAGCCGGCGAACATCATGATCTCCAAGACCGGCGCGGTGAAGGTGATGGATTTCGGCATCGCCCGGGCGCTTGCCGACGCCAACAACGTCACGCAGACCGCAGCGGTGATCGGCACCGCCCAGTACCTCTCCCCGGAACAAGCCCGCGGCGAGAAGGTCGATGCCCGCTCGGACGTCTACTCGCTGGGCTGCGTCCTCTACGAGATGCTCACCGGGGAGCCGCCGTTCGTCGGTGACTCGCCTGTGGCGGTGGCCTACCAGCATGTCCGCGAGGATCCGGTACCCCCGTCGGCAAAGCATCCGGGTATCTCCCCGGAGCTTGACGCCGTCGTGCTCAAAGCGCTGGCCAAGAACCCCGACAACCGCTACCAGACGGCCGCCGAGATGCGCACCGACCTGGTTCGCGTGCACAACGGCGAAGCCCCCGAGGCGCCCAAGGTCTTCAGCGCCGCCGAGCGGACCTCCATGCTCAACGCACCGTCGGTGCCGTCCCGCGGCGACGACACCGACGAGATTCCCCGGACGGCCCGCTTCGTCGACAACGACCGCGCCGGCGGGTCGATCGGCCGCTGGCTGATCGTCGTCGCCGTGCTGGCCATCCTGACCGTGGTGGTGACGATCGCGATCAACATGGTCAGCGGAAGCCCACGCAATCTGCAGATCCCCGACGTCCGTGGCCAAGCGACCGCCGACGCGATCGCGGCACTGCAGAACAAGGGCTTCAAAATTCACACCGTCCAAAAGCCCGACAACACGGTGCTGCCGGACAAAGTCATCGACACCGACCCCCCGGCCAACTCGATGGCCAGCGCCGGTGACGACATCGCGATCAATGTGTCGACCGGCCCCAAGCAGGTGGAAGTTCCAGACTGTACGGCGTTCTCGGCCGCCGATTGCACCAAGAAGCTCAAAGACGCCGGGTTCAGCAAGTTCAAGCAGACAAACTCAGCTTCCAAGCCCGAGGACAAGGACCGAGTCCTGTCGACCGTTCCGCCCGCCAACCAGTTGTCGGCGATCACCAACGAGATCACCATCGTCATCGGCTCCGGACCGCAGAATGCCGAGGTTCCGGTGGTCGCCGGGCAGACCGTCGACGTGGCGCAGCAGATTCTCACCGCATCCGGCTTCGTGAAGACCGTGCCGGTGCCGACCGACAGCACCGAGCCATCCGGTCAAGTGATCGGTACCGACCCGGCGAACGGGCAGACAGTGCCTCAGGACACCCCGATCCAGATCAAGGTGTCCAAGGGCAACCAGTTCGTCATGCCGGATCTTCGGGGCATGTTCTGGACGGATGCCGAGCCACGTTTGCGTGGCCTGGGCTGGACCGGTGGGCTGGACAAGGGCGGCGACGTGCAGAACAGCGGTCAGCGCTCGAATGCCGTCGTATCCCAGAGCCCGGCGCCGGGTAGCGGTGTGAACTTCGGGGCGACGATCACCCTCAGCTTTGCGTCGTAG
- a CDS encoding aminodeoxychorismate/anthranilate synthase component II — protein sequence MQVLVVDNYDSFVFNLVQYLGQLGVDAQVWRNDDARLADAASIAAEFDGVLLSPGPGTPERAGASIPLVRACAAAGTPLLGVCLGHQAIGVAFGGTVDRAPELLHGKTSTVYHTNIGVLHGLPDPFTATRYHSLTILPETMPAELEVTARTEGGVIMAVRHVELPIHGVQFHPESILTEGGHRMLANWLGYCGQAPEETLVHRLEQEVADTVRHALGGGGQERSDRGISSGGEPSLATTQS from the coding sequence GTGCAGGTCTTGGTCGTCGACAATTACGACAGCTTCGTGTTCAACCTGGTCCAGTATCTGGGCCAACTCGGTGTGGACGCACAGGTCTGGCGCAACGACGACGCGCGACTGGCCGACGCAGCCAGTATCGCTGCTGAGTTCGACGGGGTGCTGCTGAGTCCGGGGCCGGGCACACCGGAGCGGGCGGGCGCGTCGATCCCGTTGGTGCGCGCCTGCGCCGCTGCCGGCACCCCACTGCTGGGGGTGTGCCTCGGTCATCAGGCGATCGGCGTGGCATTCGGTGGAACGGTCGACCGCGCGCCCGAGCTGCTGCACGGCAAGACCAGCACCGTCTACCACACCAATATCGGTGTGCTACACGGACTTCCGGACCCGTTTACGGCGACGCGCTACCACTCGCTGACCATCCTGCCGGAGACCATGCCAGCCGAGCTGGAGGTGACCGCCCGTACCGAGGGGGGTGTCATCATGGCGGTGCGGCACGTGGAACTGCCGATCCACGGTGTGCAATTCCATCCCGAGTCGATCCTGACCGAGGGCGGCCACCGGATGCTCGCCAACTGGCTGGGCTACTGCGGGCAGGCTCCCGAGGAGACGCTGGTGCATCGCCTCGAGCAAGAGGTGGCCGATACCGTGCGGCACGCCCTCGGGGGTGGCGGGCAGGAGCGCAGCGACCGGGGGATTAGCTCCGGCGGGGAGCCCTCCCTAGCTACGACGCAAAGCTGA
- a CDS encoding DUF881 domain-containing protein produces MRLTQRRRDPTTPAPATTGAARSPWRFGVPVVCLLAGVLLAATHGVSGGTDIRRADSPRLVDLVHDAQNSVDRLNAQRDALAAQVDSTHGASAGTALAAMLARADELAGDAGLDPVHGAGLIVTLSDAQRDANGRFPRDASPDDLVVHQQDIQAVLNALWSSGAEAIQMQDQRIIGTSAPRCVGNTLLLNGRTYSPPYTITAIGDATAMRAALAAAPLVTLYKQYVVRFGLGYSEQTRDDIAVAAYAGPVRMRYAQPVGPLGY; encoded by the coding sequence ATGAGATTAACGCAGCGGCGCCGCGACCCGACAACTCCGGCACCAGCGACGACGGGCGCGGCGCGCTCGCCGTGGCGGTTCGGCGTCCCGGTGGTATGCCTGCTTGCCGGCGTGCTGCTGGCCGCCACCCATGGCGTTTCCGGTGGCACCGACATCCGTCGCGCCGATTCACCGCGGCTGGTCGATCTGGTCCACGACGCCCAGAACTCGGTTGACCGGCTCAACGCCCAGCGCGATGCGTTGGCCGCCCAGGTCGACTCCACCCACGGTGCGTCGGCCGGGACTGCGCTGGCGGCGATGCTGGCCCGCGCCGACGAACTGGCCGGCGACGCCGGGCTGGATCCGGTGCACGGTGCGGGGTTGATCGTCACGCTGTCGGACGCCCAGCGCGACGCCAACGGGCGCTTCCCGCGCGACGCCTCGCCCGACGATCTGGTGGTCCATCAGCAGGACATCCAAGCCGTGCTGAACGCGCTGTGGAGCTCCGGCGCCGAGGCGATCCAGATGCAAGACCAGCGCATCATCGGAACCTCGGCACCCCGCTGCGTCGGCAACACGCTGCTGCTCAACGGTCGTACCTACAGCCCGCCGTACACCATCACCGCGATCGGTGACGCGACCGCGATGCGCGCGGCGCTGGCCGCCGCTCCCCTGGTCACCTTGTACAAGCAATACGTCGTGCGGTTCGGGTTGGGCTACAGCGAGCAGACCCGTGACGACATCGCGGTCGCCGCCTATGCCGGGCCGGTGCGGATGCGCTACGCCCAGCCGGTCGGTCCGCTCGGCTACTGA
- the crgA gene encoding cell division protein CrgA, whose protein sequence is MPKSKVRKKNDFTVNPVSRTPVKVKAGPSSVWFVVLFISLMLIGLAWLLVFQLAASGLDVPSALQWMANLGPWNYAIAFGFMITGLLLTMRWR, encoded by the coding sequence ATGCCCAAGTCCAAGGTTCGCAAGAAGAACGACTTCACGGTCAACCCGGTGAGCCGCACTCCGGTCAAGGTCAAGGCCGGGCCGTCGAGCGTGTGGTTCGTCGTGCTGTTCATCAGCCTGATGCTGATCGGGCTGGCCTGGCTGCTGGTATTCCAGTTGGCCGCCTCCGGCCTGGACGTGCCCAGCGCGCTGCAGTGGATGGCCAACCTGGGTCCGTGGAACTACGCGATCGCCTTCGGGTTCATGATCACCGGATTGTTGCTGACAATGCGGTGGCGCTGA
- a CDS encoding PH domain-containing protein, with the protein MQQTEWGPRIGAIAGLGIAGILMAIGCVTVVTDPPGRILTGIAAVGLLAFAFGSWRARPKLAITADGLVYRGWFRSQTLQRHDITLIRITEFRRIGRKTRLVEIETAADRLIVLSRWDLGADPLDVLDALTDAGYAGASGDR; encoded by the coding sequence ATGCAGCAAACTGAATGGGGCCCCCGGATCGGGGCCATCGCAGGTCTCGGGATCGCGGGCATCTTGATGGCAATCGGCTGTGTGACCGTTGTCACAGACCCTCCCGGCCGGATCCTCACCGGGATTGCTGCGGTAGGGCTGCTGGCGTTCGCATTCGGATCATGGCGAGCCAGACCCAAGCTGGCTATCACCGCCGACGGGCTGGTGTACCGAGGGTGGTTCCGGTCGCAGACGCTGCAGCGTCACGACATCACGCTGATCCGCATCACCGAGTTCCGCCGCATCGGTCGCAAGACGCGATTGGTGGAGATCGAAACGGCCGCCGACCGGCTGATCGTGCTCAGCCGGTGGGACCTGGGAGCTGATCCGCTGGATGTTCTGGATGCGCTGACCGACGCGGGTTACGCGGGGGCTTCAGGCGACCGTTGA
- a CDS encoding peptidylprolyl isomerase: MTSPIATATATLHTNRGDIKIALFGNHAPKTVGNFVGLAQGTKEYSTQNASGSTSGPFYDGAVFHRVIDGFMIQGGDPTGTGRGGPGYKFADEFHPELQFDKPYLLAMANAGPGTNGSQFFITVGKTPHLNRRHTIFGEVVDPESQKVVDAIATTATDRNDRPNDAVVIESITIS; the protein is encoded by the coding sequence GTGACTAGCCCCATTGCGACCGCGACCGCGACCCTGCACACCAACCGCGGCGACATCAAGATCGCCCTGTTCGGTAATCACGCCCCCAAGACCGTCGGCAACTTCGTCGGCTTGGCCCAGGGCACCAAGGAGTACTCGACGCAGAACGCATCGGGCAGCACCTCGGGTCCGTTCTACGACGGCGCGGTGTTCCACCGCGTCATCGACGGCTTCATGATCCAGGGCGGCGACCCGACCGGCACCGGCCGCGGTGGCCCCGGCTACAAGTTCGCCGACGAATTCCACCCGGAGCTGCAGTTCGACAAGCCCTACCTGCTGGCGATGGCCAACGCCGGCCCCGGCACCAACGGGTCCCAGTTCTTCATCACTGTCGGCAAGACCCCGCATCTGAATCGTCGGCACACGATCTTCGGTGAGGTCGTCGATCCGGAGTCGCAGAAGGTCGTCGACGCCATCGCCACCACGGCCACTGATCGCAATGATCGGCCGAACGACGCCGTGGTGATCGAGTCCATCACCATCTCCTAG
- the cwsA gene encoding cell wall synthesis protein CwsA, with amino-acid sequence MGRRTEPKLTPRERLNRGLHYTAVGPVDITRGVVGISVHGAESAASTIKRRAREARAVQHELTKEAEAVKQVAAELPQLLAEARKSQHRRRRRLFVFGFLGLAVVAGGAVAFSIARRSATPEPSALPPSVDVAPKI; translated from the coding sequence ATGGGCCGCAGGACTGAACCCAAACTCACGCCGCGCGAGCGGCTTAACCGCGGACTGCACTACACCGCAGTGGGTCCGGTGGACATCACCCGGGGCGTGGTCGGCATCAGCGTGCACGGGGCCGAGTCGGCCGCGAGCACAATCAAGCGTCGGGCTCGCGAAGCGCGCGCTGTGCAACACGAACTCACCAAAGAGGCCGAGGCGGTCAAGCAGGTGGCGGCGGAGCTGCCGCAGCTGCTGGCCGAGGCTCGCAAGTCGCAGCATCGCCGTCGGCGGCGGCTGTTCGTGTTCGGATTCCTGGGACTGGCCGTGGTGGCCGGTGGCGCCGTTGCGTTCTCGATCGCGCGGCGATCGGCGACTCCTGAGCCGTCGGCGTTACCGCCGAGCGTGGACGTGGCGCCCAAAATCTAG
- a CDS encoding DUF3566 domain-containing protein — protein MSAPNDPGQPGPGANGGSGEVPPWQRGAARARQGGAPQRPAAEGQPRPPAPPAGPPSSIEARVNRFITGTGAPDQPGQGGPPPPPRPDNDASVNRPEPRPEPRPEPRPEPRPEPRTEPARPEGYGSELPDLSGSTPPKPVAQPRKAAPEQSARPAGAAARVAVAASRSRGPVRASMQIRHIDPWSALKVSLLLSVALFFVWMVAVAFLYLVLGGMGVWSKLNSNVGDLLTATSGGGGELVSSGTIFGGAALIGLVNIVLLTAMATVGAFIYNLSTDIVGGVEVTLADRD, from the coding sequence GTGAGCGCACCGAACGACCCGGGCCAACCCGGACCGGGTGCTAACGGTGGATCCGGCGAGGTTCCACCCTGGCAACGCGGTGCGGCGCGGGCGCGACAAGGCGGCGCACCGCAGCGACCGGCCGCCGAGGGACAGCCCCGTCCACCGGCCCCGCCAGCGGGTCCCCCGTCGAGCATTGAGGCCCGCGTCAACCGGTTCATCACCGGTACGGGCGCACCGGATCAGCCTGGGCAGGGCGGACCACCACCGCCGCCTCGGCCCGATAACGACGCTTCGGTGAACCGTCCGGAGCCGCGCCCTGAGCCCAGGCCGGAGCCCCGTCCTGAACCCAGGCCGGAGCCGCGCACTGAACCCGCGCGCCCCGAGGGCTACGGAAGTGAGCTGCCGGATCTGTCGGGGTCGACCCCGCCCAAGCCGGTGGCACAGCCGCGTAAGGCGGCACCGGAGCAGTCGGCGCGGCCAGCCGGGGCAGCCGCCCGGGTTGCGGTGGCGGCCAGTAGATCTCGCGGGCCGGTACGAGCCAGCATGCAGATCCGGCACATCGATCCGTGGAGCGCGCTGAAGGTGTCGTTGCTGCTGTCGGTGGCGTTGTTCTTCGTGTGGATGGTTGCCGTGGCGTTCCTCTACTTGGTGCTGGGCGGCATGGGGGTGTGGAGCAAGCTCAACAGCAACGTGGGTGACCTGCTGACGGCAACGAGCGGCGGCGGCGGCGAGCTGGTGTCCAGCGGGACGATCTTCGGCGGCGCGGCCTTGATCGGTCTGGTGAATATCGTGCTGCTGACGGCAATGGCGACCGTCGGGGCGTTCATCTACAACCTCAGCACCGACATCGTCGGTGGGGTCGAGGTCACGCTCGCCGACCGGGACTAG